Below is a genomic region from Spirosoma radiotolerans.
ACACGATTCAGGGAGAAGGCGCCCATACAGGGCGAGCCGCTTATTTTATCCGGCTCGGTGGCTGTGATGTAGGTTGCCACTGGTGCGACGTAAAAGAGTCCTGGGATGCCAGTGTCCATCCGAAACTAAGCATCGATAGCCTTGTTGCGGGGGCTTTGCAGTACCCCGGCCGAATGGCGGTCATTACGGGTGGCGAGCCGCTCATGCACGACCTGACCGACCTCACGGCTTCGTTGCAAGCGGCTGGTTTTCGGACTAATATAGAAACGTCGGGCGTGTGCCAGGTAGTTACGGGTTCCTGGGACTGGATTTGCTTTTCGCCCAAGAAATTCAAAAAGCCAAATCCAGCCATCTATACCCAAGCCGACGAGTTAAAAGTGATCATCTATAATCAGTCGGACTTCGCTTTTGCCGAGTCGTTCGCACCGCATCTTCGCCCCGATTGCAAACTCTTTTTGCAAACAGAATGGAGTCGTTCCAATGAAATGCTACCTCGCATCGTTGAGTACGTAAAAGATCACCCGCAATGGCAAATCTCGTTGCAGACACACAAGTATCTGGATATTCCGTAAAAGTCCCCAAATCCCCAAAGGGGGCTTATTTCAGTGTCATAAATTTTTTCTCAAAGTCCCCTTTGGGGGTTTGGGGACTTTTACTGCTTCTTTCATTCCCCTCCTTTTCGCAGAACCCAAAGGCGAAAGAGCTTTATGCCCAATCCATTAAGCTATTCGGGGAGCGGAAAGCGAGTGAAGCCATTCCATTTATGGAACAGGCCATAAAACTGGATCCTACGTATTCTGATGCTTACATCAAGCTGGGTCAGTTGCATGAATTCACCAAACAGTTTGAACCAGCGCTGAATGCCTACCGGGCGGCCATCCGGATTCAACCGGACAGCCCCGCTTCTGGCGCTGCCTATCAGGCCCTGAGCAATACGCTGCTTCGGCTGGGGCGCTACAGTGAAGCGATTCCTTATCTCGAAAAATACCAGACACAGTTCGCTCCTCAATCGGCTCAGGGAAAACGCGTTGCCCGGCAATTGGAAACTGCCCGCTTTGGCCTGGAAGCCACGCAGCATCCCCAGGCGGTTGACCCCAAGCCGCTGTCGGCCGTCTTGCAAACGACCCCTTCCCAATATTTCCCGGTCCTGACAGCCGATGAACAGACACTGGTCTTTACGGCCCTGAAACCGGAAGGCGATGAAGATCTGATGACCGCCACCTTTAATGGCGAAACCTGGACGCCCCCGGTATCACTGGCGTCGAACATCAATACGCCTGAAAATGAAGGAACAGCCAGCCTTTCGGCCGATGGACGCACGCTGGTGTTCACGGCCTGTCAGGGGCGAAAAGGCTACGGCAGTTGTGATCTGTACGTGAGCCATAAAACCGGCAGTGACTGGTCTAACCCGGAAAACCTGGGGCCCGCCGTCAATACGCACTTCTACGAATCACAGCCCGCCCTTTCGGCTGATGGTCGCCAGTTATACTTTGTTTCCGACCGGCCGGGCGGCAAAGGGCGTCGGGATATTTGGCGCAGTGAGCTTGGCAGCGACGGCAACTGGGCCGAACCGCTGAATCTGGGCGAACCGATCAACACCCCAGCCAACGAGGCATCTCCTTTCCTGCACGCCAATGGACAAAGCCTGTTTTTTGCCTCTGAAGGCCATATTGGTTTAGGTGGGTATGACCTGTTCATCGCTGATCACAGTGCTTCGGGCTGGTCGGCACCCACCAATTTAGGCTACCCAATCAATACGGCCGAAGACCAGGCGTCCTTGTTCGTAGCCGCCAATGGTACACGCGCCTATTATTCGTTTGAAGAACAAAAAGACGGCGTGTCGCAAAAATCCCGGCTCTACACCTTCGACCTGCCCGAATCCTTACGGGATCGGATACGGCCGGTAAGCTTTCTGAAAGGCACCGTAGCCGATGCCAAAACAAAAAAGCCGCTGGCCGCCACGGTTGAGCTAATCGACTTGAAAACCAATTTAGTTGTTTCGCGGGTGGAAGCCGACGCACAAACGGGACACTATACAGCCGTGCTGCCGAGTGGGGGCGAATACGCCCTTTACGTAAGTGTACCTGGTTATCTCTTTAAAAGTCTGTCGTTTGATTTTACCCAGAAAACCAAAGGCGAAGGGCTGTCTCTAAGCGTACCGCTGGAACCGGTTGTTGGGGGTTCGTCGGCGAATGAGACGTTGAGCAATCTATTTTTCGAGTATGGCCGTTACGATCTTGCCGACAAATCCCTGACCGAGCTTAACCGGCTGGCGGTATTTATGCAGACAAATCCGGCCGTTACCATTGAAATTTCGGGCCATACCGACGACAAAGGCGATGCAGCGGCCAACCTGACCCTTTCGCAGAAGCGGGCGCAGGCCGTGGTGGCCTACCTGACAAAGGCGGGTATTCAGCCGGGCCGCATCAAAGCCGTTGGCTACGGAAAAACCAGACCGCTAGTGCCCAATACCTCCGACGAGAACAGGCGTTTAAACCGCCGGATCGAATGGCGAGTGATGTAGAGGATGTATGATATAAGATGTATAGTGTAGGATATAGCTACATACACCCTATATCCTACACCATACATCTTATATCATACATCCTCCCCTACCATACTTCTTCCTTCTCTTTGCTTTCCGCGGGATTTTTTTCAATTTTGTGTATGTTGTCCGAATACCCTCCTGTTTTACGAGGCTATTTTCTTATTTCCAGACGACTTCGCTCCCATTGTAATGACATCCGAACACGTAAAGTGCTTGATTATAGGTTCTGGCCCTGCCGGTTATACAGCCGCCATTTATGCTTCACGGGCCAATATGCAACCAGTTTTGTACCAGGGCGGTCAGCCCGGCGGCCAACTGACTATCACGAATGAAGTCGATAACTTTCCGGGTTATCCAGATGGCGTACAAGGCCCTCAGATGATGCAGGACCTTGAAAATCAAGCCCGTCGATTTGGAACAGACATTCGCTACGGCTTAGTGACCAAAGTTATTTTTTCGGAACAGCCAGGTTTAGGAACACCCCACCGCGCTATCGTCGACGATAAACATGAGATTACGGCCGACTCGGTCATCATTTCAACGGGTGCATCGGCAAAATGGCTTGGCCTTCCTTCCGAGATGCGGCTAAACGGCCGGGGCGTATCTGCCTGCGCCGTTTGTGACGGGTTCTTTTTCCGAGGCCAGGACGTTGCTATCGTTGGTGCCGGCGACACAGCCGCCGAAGAAGCCAGCTATTTAGCGA
It encodes:
- the trxB gene encoding thioredoxin-disulfide reductase gives rise to the protein MTSEHVKCLIIGSGPAGYTAAIYASRANMQPVLYQGGQPGGQLTITNEVDNFPGYPDGVQGPQMMQDLENQARRFGTDIRYGLVTKVIFSEQPGLGTPHRAIVDDKHEITADSVIISTGASAKWLGLPSEMRLNGRGVSACAVCDGFFFRGQDVAIVGAGDTAAEEASYLANLCRKVYMLVRRDEMRASHFMQKRVQTAHNIEILYNTSTEEVLGDEDVTGVRVKNSVTGEERILDVTGFFVAIGHKPNTDIFKEYLDLDESGYILTEKGSTRTSVPGVFACGDAQDNIYRQAITAAGTGCMAALDAERYLVTLEMQGEEIVQQ
- a CDS encoding 7-carboxy-7-deazaguanine synthase QueE; translated protein: MILEQKQQNRLTNPVSTVAESTVAESTAAALPVMEAFYTIQGEGAHTGRAAYFIRLGGCDVGCHWCDVKESWDASVHPKLSIDSLVAGALQYPGRMAVITGGEPLMHDLTDLTASLQAAGFRTNIETSGVCQVVTGSWDWICFSPKKFKKPNPAIYTQADELKVIIYNQSDFAFAESFAPHLRPDCKLFLQTEWSRSNEMLPRIVEYVKDHPQWQISLQTHKYLDIP
- a CDS encoding OmpA family protein, which translates into the protein MANLVADTQVSGYSVKVPKSPKGAYFSVINFFSKSPLGVWGLLLLLSFPSFSQNPKAKELYAQSIKLFGERKASEAIPFMEQAIKLDPTYSDAYIKLGQLHEFTKQFEPALNAYRAAIRIQPDSPASGAAYQALSNTLLRLGRYSEAIPYLEKYQTQFAPQSAQGKRVARQLETARFGLEATQHPQAVDPKPLSAVLQTTPSQYFPVLTADEQTLVFTALKPEGDEDLMTATFNGETWTPPVSLASNINTPENEGTASLSADGRTLVFTACQGRKGYGSCDLYVSHKTGSDWSNPENLGPAVNTHFYESQPALSADGRQLYFVSDRPGGKGRRDIWRSELGSDGNWAEPLNLGEPINTPANEASPFLHANGQSLFFASEGHIGLGGYDLFIADHSASGWSAPTNLGYPINTAEDQASLFVAANGTRAYYSFEEQKDGVSQKSRLYTFDLPESLRDRIRPVSFLKGTVADAKTKKPLAATVELIDLKTNLVVSRVEADAQTGHYTAVLPSGGEYALYVSVPGYLFKSLSFDFTQKTKGEGLSLSVPLEPVVGGSSANETLSNLFFEYGRYDLADKSLTELNRLAVFMQTNPAVTIEISGHTDDKGDAAANLTLSQKRAQAVVAYLTKAGIQPGRIKAVGYGKTRPLVPNTSDENRRLNRRIEWRVM